From one Cardiobacteriaceae bacterium TAE3-ERU3 genomic stretch:
- a CDS encoding IS110 family transposase, whose amino-acid sequence MCSLYVGVDIAKLSFDAAFIANGIAHHQTFANNTQGFRALAGWLSHFSSAVKITMEATGVYWEKLAYWSVSKGWQVSVVNPLQIKAYATSIAQRSKTDKLDALLLARFARNEKPTLWQPPNDKEYELRALMRQLRHTRLQLQREQSRLESAPDCIRQLSQKNVAYWQQEIESIEQIIMTFIDTVPLLKARADLLLTVPGVGKKTLPWLLTYLGDGMKFSCAKKVASFAGLAPRLHESGTSVRGKSMIGKSGLADLRSALFMPALVVSFGRHKAFQPFVQRLLANGKRRKEVVIAMMRKILTVAYGVLRSGQPYRKELHAL is encoded by the coding sequence ATGTGTTCTTTATATGTAGGAGTTGATATTGCAAAATTATCTTTTGATGCCGCGTTTATTGCTAACGGCATAGCGCATCATCAAACGTTTGCAAACAATACGCAAGGCTTTCGTGCATTAGCGGGATGGCTATCACACTTTTCGAGTGCAGTAAAAATCACTATGGAAGCAACCGGCGTCTATTGGGAAAAGCTTGCGTATTGGTCTGTATCGAAAGGTTGGCAAGTTAGCGTGGTTAATCCTTTGCAAATCAAAGCATATGCGACGAGTATTGCTCAGCGTAGTAAGACAGATAAGCTTGATGCATTGCTTTTGGCACGCTTTGCGCGCAATGAAAAGCCAACTTTATGGCAGCCGCCTAATGATAAGGAATATGAGTTACGTGCACTAATGCGTCAGCTTCGCCACACTCGCTTGCAATTGCAGCGTGAGCAGTCCCGCTTGGAAAGTGCACCTGACTGTATTCGTCAGTTATCGCAAAAAAATGTCGCTTACTGGCAACAAGAGATTGAAAGTATTGAACAAATAATTATGACGTTTATCGACACAGTGCCTTTACTTAAAGCACGTGCTGATTTGCTGCTTACAGTTCCTGGGGTGGGAAAGAAAACTTTGCCATGGTTACTGACTTATCTTGGTGATGGCATGAAATTTTCTTGTGCGAAAAAAGTTGCGAGCTTTGCTGGGCTTGCTCCAAGATTACATGAATCAGGTACGAGCGTACGTGGTAAATCCATGATTGGAAAAAGTGGCTTGGCAGATCTGCGCTCTGCTTTATTTATGCCAGCTCTAGTGGTGAGCTTTGGTCGGCATAAGGCATTTCAACCTTTTGTACAACGATTACTGGCTAATGGGAAACGGCGTAAGGAAGTGGTTATTGCTATGATGAGGAAGATCCTCACTGTAGCTTATGGCGTACTGAGGAGTGGGCAACCCTACAGGAAAGAACTGCATGCACTGTAG
- the hslU gene encoding ATP-dependent protease ATPase subunit HslU — protein MTDSTYRDLNMTPREIVEELDRHIIGQKEAKRAVANALRSRWRRRQIEEPLRSEITPKNILMIGPTGVGKTEIARRLAKLAEAPFVKVEATKFTEVGYVGRDVDSIIRDLAETSIKLERERARKAMQSKAREAALERVLDVLVPPSKKQTAWTDATEQKADDNPARKAYRERILREELNDKVIEIEISDNAGASFEIMTPPGMEEMSNQLSDMFKNIGKQQKTKQKMTIAEALVALAEEEADKLVSEDEIKQQAIRNAEQNGIVFIDEIDKVAKRSDSGNSGEVSREGVQRDLLPLVEGCTVSTKYGMIKTDHILFIASGAFHLAKPSDLVPELQGRMPVRVELKALGIEEFKRILTETDASLIKQYTALFATEDLHLEFTDDGIAKLAEIAYHVNKTTENIGARRLHTLMERLTESLSFEAADRSSGDTVNIDAAYVESALGDISANEDLSRFVL, from the coding sequence ATGACAGACAGTACTTACCGTGATCTCAATATGACGCCACGAGAAATCGTCGAAGAGCTTGACCGCCATATCATCGGCCAAAAAGAAGCCAAACGTGCTGTGGCAAATGCTTTACGCAGCCGCTGGCGCCGTCGTCAGATCGAAGAACCTCTGCGTAGCGAAATCACCCCAAAAAATATCCTGATGATCGGCCCAACTGGTGTTGGTAAAACGGAGATTGCTCGTCGCTTGGCTAAGCTTGCAGAAGCGCCTTTCGTCAAAGTCGAAGCAACCAAGTTTACAGAAGTTGGTTACGTTGGACGTGACGTTGACTCTATCATCCGCGACCTTGCGGAAACCTCGATTAAACTCGAGCGTGAGCGCGCCCGCAAAGCCATGCAAAGCAAGGCTCGTGAAGCGGCGCTTGAACGCGTGCTGGACGTACTCGTACCACCCAGTAAAAAACAAACCGCATGGACGGATGCTACCGAGCAAAAAGCAGACGACAACCCCGCGCGCAAAGCCTATCGCGAGCGCATTCTTCGCGAAGAACTCAATGACAAAGTAATCGAAATTGAAATAAGCGATAACGCAGGTGCTTCTTTCGAGATCATGACCCCTCCGGGTATGGAAGAAATGAGCAATCAGCTTAGCGATATGTTCAAGAACATCGGCAAACAGCAAAAAACCAAGCAAAAGATGACCATTGCCGAAGCATTGGTTGCCTTGGCTGAAGAAGAGGCGGACAAGCTCGTCTCAGAAGATGAAATCAAGCAGCAAGCAATCCGCAATGCCGAGCAGAATGGTATCGTCTTCATTGATGAGATCGACAAAGTTGCCAAGCGCTCAGATAGCGGAAACAGCGGCGAAGTCTCACGTGAAGGCGTACAACGCGACTTACTGCCACTCGTCGAAGGCTGCACCGTGTCGACCAAGTACGGCATGATCAAAACCGATCACATTCTGTTCATCGCATCTGGCGCCTTCCACCTTGCCAAGCCATCGGATCTCGTTCCTGAGCTACAGGGCCGTATGCCGGTTCGCGTCGAGCTGAAAGCACTGGGTATTGAAGAATTTAAGCGCATCCTGACCGAAACCGATGCATCTTTAATCAAGCAATACACCGCGCTATTCGCCACAGAAGACCTGCATCTGGAATTCACTGACGATGGCATTGCCAAACTTGCAGAAATTGCCTATCACGTCAATAAGACCACAGAAAACATCGGTGCAAGACGCCTGCATACACTGATGGAGCGCCTAACCGAAAGCCTGTCTTTCGAAGCTGCAGACCGCAGCAGTGGCGATACGGTCAATATTGATGCTGCATACGTCGAAAGTGCACTTGGTGACATTTCGGCCAACGAAGACTTAAGCCGCTTCGTTCTTTAA
- a CDS encoding pilin: MARTQASEAFKATSGLQTDIGVYVSSENKYPDSDEVDKTKGAIGKLASELDGKYFAPEGVTVGVDNGAINIVFDAGANSGKEMTLYPSATATGQISGWTCAGGKVTAARTTLDAAATVDTSGNPIEAKRLPSTCQ, from the coding sequence TTGGCACGTACTCAAGCATCTGAAGCATTCAAAGCGACTTCAGGTTTGCAGACTGATATTGGAGTCTATGTTTCTAGCGAAAATAAATATCCGGATTCAGATGAAGTAGATAAAACAAAAGGCGCTATTGGTAAACTTGCTTCCGAACTGGATGGCAAGTATTTCGCACCAGAGGGTGTCACAGTTGGTGTAGATAATGGTGCAATTAACATCGTATTTGATGCTGGTGCTAATAGTGGTAAAGAGATGACGCTTTATCCGAGTGCGACTGCAACAGGGCAAATTTCTGGTTGGACTTGTGCCGGTGGTAAGGTTACTGCTGCGCGTACAACATTAGATGCTGCTGCGACAGTTGATACCAGCGGAAATCCTATCGAAGCAAAACGTTTGCCTTCTACTTGCCAGTAA
- a CDS encoding pilin — protein MKKQMQKGFTLIELMIVIAIIGILAAFAIPAYQDYIIRTRVSEGLNLAEPAKLALSTDIGSAADLGGVADTWNAQAGNAGATSKYVDSVLIQTAGAGNATAAGDGTITITYNAANVGTAGTLTLSPYVRTGTGAATALQAALTATPRVSGVLDWGCSSDSNTVATAQQMPATGVAATLPARFAPASCR, from the coding sequence ATGAAAAAACAAATGCAAAAGGGTTTCACTCTTATCGAATTGATGATCGTTATCGCGATTATCGGTATCCTCGCTGCTTTCGCTATTCCAGCATATCAGGATTACATTATCCGCACTCGTGTTTCAGAAGGTTTGAATCTAGCCGAACCAGCTAAGTTAGCTCTTTCGACTGATATTGGATCAGCTGCTGACTTAGGTGGCGTTGCTGATACATGGAATGCTCAGGCTGGTAACGCTGGTGCAACGTCTAAGTATGTTGACAGTGTTCTAATTCAAACAGCTGGTGCTGGCAATGCTACAGCTGCAGGTGATGGCACAATCACTATCACTTATAATGCTGCTAACGTTGGTACTGCTGGAACTCTTACTTTGTCTCCATATGTACGTACAGGTACAGGCGCAGCTACTGCCTTGCAAGCGGCATTAACCGCTACCCCACGTGTTAGTGGCGTGTTGGATTGGGGCTGTTCTTCCGATTCAAATACAGTTGCAACTGCTCAGCAGATGCCAGCGACTGGTGTAGCAGCAACCTTGCCAGCTCGCTTTGCGCCAGCATCTTGCCGTTAA
- a CDS encoding DUF4442 domain-containing protein translates to MKSWFIRHPNVFRCFFNLWPPFLFTGICVERIGADWMSARVRLRSSPLTKNINGSQYGGSLFSMTDPVYTTLLLAALGHDKYYVWDKAAEIDYQKPGRGTVFFEATLTPDFLEEIRQATQDGSKYLPTIKDRIFDRKGDTVAEVTRTLYIRLRPEYRPSHNISEASH, encoded by the coding sequence ATGAAATCCTGGTTTATCCGTCATCCGAACGTTTTTCGCTGTTTTTTTAATCTCTGGCCACCTTTTTTGTTTACTGGTATTTGCGTTGAGCGTATTGGCGCAGACTGGATGTCTGCACGGGTACGCTTGCGCTCTTCTCCTTTGACCAAAAATATCAATGGCAGCCAATATGGCGGCAGTTTATTTTCTATGACTGATCCCGTATACACGACGCTGTTACTCGCAGCCTTGGGGCACGATAAATACTACGTTTGGGATAAGGCCGCGGAAATTGACTACCAAAAGCCTGGGCGTGGCACAGTATTTTTTGAGGCAACACTCACCCCCGATTTTTTGGAAGAAATACGCCAAGCGACCCAAGATGGTAGTAAGTATTTACCAACCATTAAAGACCGTATTTTTGACCGCAAAGGTGATACGGTCGCAGAAGTGACTCGTACGCTCTATATCCGTTTGCGCCCTGAATATCGCCCAAGTCATAACATTAGCGAGGCATCTCACTAA
- the gshA gene encoding glutamate--cysteine ligase has product MIAQRLMTLHRTMQTYNNLTLHGGQIGIEREMLRTNPDATLATTRHPLSLGRTYTHPNITIDFAEALLELVTEPHSSPQAAYDELLALHRYTRAHTQNEQFWAPSMPCILPDNLDSIDIGHFGSSNGGKLKRLYRVGLHHRYGMAMQMIAGVHFNYSPPEALWTELGITTASERNARYMGMLRNLQRHGWLIPYLFGASPAVHSSFQPAQGVLNQFDPSTLGWQKATSLRMSDLGYQNKAQFTVSFNDLKTYIHDLATAVMTPAPAFEYMGIKDEYGNYQQISTHILQIANEYYTAARPKQPLKAGELPAIALHERGIGYVELRLLDVNPYDPCGVSIEQLHFLEVFMLHSFLSDSPPFTHADWNELNSNRLRTACCGVNGITLYDQRNPRSSSEWATALLDAMQPIAEQLDQQNTGSAYSDSIATLRQQIEHNQRMPQRVQAELAQTPFIEWAQALTEQHSQYLSQPCDASTAHHLDQLGEASRQAYDQREAAAKSEPTFDDYLDHYFDPLKKLLKQR; this is encoded by the coding sequence ATGATTGCCCAACGACTCATGACCCTACACCGCACAATGCAAACCTACAACAACCTGACCTTACACGGTGGACAAATCGGCATCGAGCGCGAAATGCTGCGCACCAATCCAGATGCCACACTCGCCACAACCCGTCACCCACTTTCGCTAGGCAGAACCTACACCCACCCAAACATCACCATCGACTTCGCCGAAGCATTACTTGAGCTCGTCACAGAGCCACACTCAAGCCCGCAGGCCGCATACGACGAGCTACTTGCACTGCACCGCTACACCCGTGCGCATACGCAAAATGAACAATTTTGGGCACCGAGCATGCCGTGTATTCTGCCCGACAATCTCGATAGCATCGACATCGGCCACTTCGGCAGCAGCAACGGTGGCAAGCTCAAGCGCCTATATCGCGTAGGCCTGCACCACCGCTACGGCATGGCCATGCAAATGATTGCCGGCGTGCACTTTAACTACTCCCCACCCGAAGCCTTATGGACAGAACTCGGCATAACCACGGCCAGCGAACGTAATGCCCGCTACATGGGCATGCTGCGCAACCTCCAGCGCCACGGCTGGCTGATCCCCTATTTATTCGGTGCATCGCCCGCCGTACATAGCAGCTTCCAACCCGCACAAGGCGTACTCAACCAATTCGATCCATCCACCCTCGGCTGGCAAAAAGCCACCAGCCTACGCATGAGCGACCTTGGCTATCAAAACAAAGCACAATTCACCGTTAGCTTTAATGACCTCAAAACCTATATTCATGATCTCGCTACCGCCGTCATGACTCCGGCACCAGCCTTTGAATACATGGGCATCAAGGATGAATACGGCAACTACCAGCAAATCTCGACCCATATCCTGCAAATTGCAAACGAATACTACACCGCAGCCCGCCCCAAGCAGCCGCTCAAAGCTGGCGAGCTGCCCGCCATTGCGCTGCACGAGCGCGGCATAGGGTATGTCGAGCTGCGCCTGCTCGACGTCAACCCATACGACCCCTGCGGCGTATCCATTGAGCAGCTACATTTTCTAGAAGTCTTTATGCTGCACAGTTTCCTAAGCGACAGCCCTCCATTCACCCACGCTGACTGGAACGAACTGAATAGCAACCGACTCCGCACTGCTTGCTGCGGCGTCAATGGCATAACCCTATACGATCAGCGCAACCCTCGCAGCAGCAGCGAATGGGCCACCGCCCTACTCGATGCCATGCAGCCTATCGCTGAGCAACTGGATCAACAAAACACTGGTAGCGCCTATAGCGACAGCATTGCAACCTTGCGCCAACAAATCGAACATAACCAGCGTATGCCACAGCGCGTCCAAGCAGAACTGGCACAAACACCGTTCATCGAATGGGCACAAGCACTCACCGAACAGCACAGCCAGTATCTCAGCCAACCATGCGATGCCTCAACAGCACACCACTTGGATCAGCTCGGAGAAGCCTCTCGTCAAGCATATGATCAACGCGAAGCCGCAGCAAAAAGTGAACCGACATTTGATGACTATCTGGACCACTACTTTGATCCACTCAAAAAACTACTTAAGCAGCGCTAA
- a CDS encoding ABZJ_00895 family protein, whose protein sequence is MSAIIKKTVLAFAGIYALLTLLVAAVNWWLVDLNSGAAMGVLVASGIGAAGVFVKATGRQPDKGERHSLALLCTLVAYTVSIVLFLLVVWLMMSPAEWQVLREQLSEVSPLMAVAVMVVMGLIYYGVLRLTFGWLSRKCYTNKR, encoded by the coding sequence GTGTCGGCAATAATTAAGAAGACGGTGCTTGCGTTTGCTGGCATTTATGCTTTGTTAACGCTTTTGGTGGCGGCGGTGAATTGGTGGTTGGTTGATCTCAATTCCGGCGCAGCGATGGGGGTATTGGTCGCATCTGGTATTGGCGCTGCAGGTGTGTTCGTTAAGGCGACCGGGCGGCAACCTGATAAGGGTGAGCGTCATAGTTTGGCGTTGTTGTGTACATTGGTTGCTTATACGGTCAGTATCGTATTGTTTTTGCTGGTTGTGTGGCTGATGATGAGCCCTGCGGAATGGCAAGTATTGCGTGAGCAGCTGAGCGAAGTTTCGCCACTTATGGCCGTTGCTGTGATGGTGGTGATGGGCTTGATTTATTACGGTGTGCTGCGGCTGACTTTTGGTTGGCTGAGCCGAAAGTGCTATACGAACAAACGTTAA
- the gshB gene encoding glutathione synthase → MADIAVLMDDIDEVKTYKDTTFALMLAAQALGHRVMIFTQRDWQVRDGEVFAYVQTVELKDDNEDYYRVINEEMIALGDVDVVLQRKDPPFNLDYIYDSYMLDMVERSGVKVVNPPQALRNINEKFVITRLPQATPPTLITKSRQDIRDFVREFGVAVVKPLDGMGGSGIFRLSQDDTNTSAILDTINPQGMTSLMVQQFLPDVSAGDKRILIIDGEPVDHGLARLPAKGEFRANLAAGGRGVVQPLTARDYWLVEQVKPIIAEQRLHLVGLDVIGGYITEMNVTSPTCMREIANETGQDIATRFWSALDLG, encoded by the coding sequence ATGGCTGATATTGCTGTATTGATGGATGATATTGACGAAGTCAAGACGTATAAAGATACGACTTTTGCGTTGATGTTGGCTGCACAAGCTTTAGGGCACCGCGTGATGATTTTTACGCAGCGCGATTGGCAAGTACGCGATGGCGAGGTGTTTGCTTACGTTCAGACGGTCGAGCTAAAAGATGACAACGAAGACTATTACCGAGTGATCAATGAAGAAATGATTGCGCTCGGTGATGTCGATGTGGTGTTGCAGCGCAAAGACCCGCCATTTAATCTCGATTATATTTACGACAGTTATATGCTCGATATGGTCGAGCGCTCCGGTGTTAAAGTGGTCAACCCACCTCAAGCTTTGCGAAATATCAATGAAAAATTTGTGATTACGCGCTTACCGCAAGCAACACCTCCGACGCTGATTACTAAATCCCGACAAGATATTCGTGATTTTGTGCGAGAGTTCGGCGTGGCTGTGGTGAAGCCGCTGGATGGGATGGGCGGTAGTGGTATTTTCCGCTTGAGTCAGGATGATACGAATACCAGCGCTATTCTGGATACGATTAATCCGCAAGGTATGACGTCCCTCATGGTGCAGCAGTTTTTGCCGGATGTGAGTGCTGGGGACAAGCGAATTCTGATTATCGACGGTGAGCCGGTCGATCATGGCTTGGCGCGTTTGCCGGCAAAAGGGGAGTTTCGTGCTAATTTGGCCGCTGGTGGTCGTGGTGTGGTTCAGCCGCTGACGGCTCGTGATTATTGGCTGGTCGAACAGGTGAAGCCGATTATTGCCGAGCAGCGCTTGCATTTGGTTGGCTTGGACGTAATTGGTGGTTATATCACTGAGATGAATGTGACCAGCCCGACGTGCATGCGCGAGATTGCCAATGAAACAGGGCAGGATATTGCTACGCGCTTTTGGTCGGCGTTGGATTTGGGCTGA
- a CDS encoding prepilin-type N-terminal cleavage/methylation domain-containing protein produces MLHRIRQKGFTLIELMIVIAIVGILAAIALPSYQNYLGRTQASEALTVTEGVKSDIGIFYWTNRVWPPAGHNIMTSAQNLGGKYFNPGAVVVTPGTGVITTTFNRGVNTGLNVILTPTALPGTGQLITWTCSGSVGNSRLPSTCQ; encoded by the coding sequence ATGCTACATCGTATACGACAAAAAGGTTTTACCTTAATCGAGCTGATGATCGTTATAGCCATTGTTGGTATTCTTGCAGCCATTGCATTACCTAGTTACCAAAATTATCTAGGTAGAACTCAGGCCAGCGAAGCTTTGACTGTCACTGAAGGGGTAAAAAGTGATATAGGTATTTTCTACTGGACCAATAGAGTATGGCCTCCAGCCGGTCACAATATCATGACTTCTGCTCAAAATCTTGGTGGCAAATATTTTAATCCGGGAGCTGTTGTAGTTACACCCGGTACAGGGGTAATTACAACTACGTTTAACAGAGGAGTTAATACTGGTCTAAACGTTATACTGACCCCGACAGCACTACCAGGGACAGGCCAACTTATCACATGGACTTGTAGTGGAAGTGTAGGCAATAGTCGCCTCCCATCTACTTGCCAATAA
- a CDS encoding ComEC/Rec2 family competence protein, with product MQLSAFPIRTVLFAGLVCAFLYFSYWRSNEIAGKPLSHTTQICTVTFSLKDFPRFYPPRTHAFPAAILSSDNCPFLTGQSLDMRSYSNQAFEPQFAYAGSIKLKPDAGRRVTLLEASVTTNEAGWPMRWRAKLSQRIDQHYGRDSARWLNALLLGNRTELSQQDRDMLRRSGTSHLLAISGLHLGLFALMVYGISAVLWALLWRLRYIAEPRTAALLVMMLSGLLFVLLSGGQAPVWRAWLMLVCVCSGWFLPMVRSPMSGLVIAAVIILLFDPVQLRQPGAWLSFMATAIVILAWQRWKACTALGLWVRMQTVITLVLLPVTWAIFGGISIVGFIVNLLVIPWLAPLWVVCALGALWQPFAAIGSWAVAHYLGIIAFFASADWAYVYPKWQPNLFSGICGFAVMMLIIFAKGRYKLLAVGPLMGIIAQYFYSPEHEIYYLPSQDKVVLLREGRQAVLINAGYRHRSGADDAKRYLMPQLRHHGAGLRAIILTQNNIRTSTALKTWLTDNPTLPIYSIKPVTDLPYYVTYCPKSAVSGVVFKKDTYGCTAEIFGRWVVTANGISEMPR from the coding sequence ATGCAGCTGTCGGCATTCCCTATCCGTACCGTATTATTTGCTGGGCTGGTGTGTGCCTTTTTATACTTTAGCTATTGGCGCAGTAATGAAATAGCGGGGAAACCGCTCAGCCATACGACGCAAATTTGTACCGTTACATTCTCACTCAAAGATTTTCCACGCTTTTATCCACCGCGAACCCATGCCTTTCCAGCTGCTATATTGTCATCAGATAATTGCCCGTTCCTGACGGGGCAATCACTGGATATGCGCAGCTACAGCAATCAGGCATTTGAGCCACAGTTTGCGTATGCTGGATCAATCAAGCTTAAGCCTGATGCAGGGCGAAGGGTAACGTTACTGGAAGCATCTGTAACCACGAATGAAGCAGGCTGGCCAATGCGCTGGCGGGCAAAACTGTCGCAAAGAATAGATCAGCATTATGGTCGGGACAGTGCAAGATGGCTAAATGCGCTTTTGTTAGGTAATCGTACCGAGCTCAGCCAGCAAGACCGCGATATGCTGCGCCGCAGTGGCACTTCTCATCTGCTCGCAATATCGGGCCTTCATCTTGGGTTGTTTGCGCTGATGGTGTATGGAATCAGCGCCGTGTTATGGGCGCTGCTGTGGCGATTGCGCTATATCGCAGAGCCACGTACCGCCGCGTTACTGGTTATGATGCTATCAGGATTGCTGTTTGTACTCTTGAGTGGTGGTCAAGCGCCGGTCTGGCGCGCATGGTTGATGTTGGTATGCGTTTGCTCGGGGTGGTTCTTGCCGATGGTGCGTAGCCCAATGTCCGGCTTGGTGATTGCAGCGGTGATTATTTTGCTTTTTGATCCTGTGCAACTTCGTCAACCGGGTGCGTGGTTGTCGTTTATGGCAACCGCCATTGTGATATTGGCATGGCAGCGCTGGAAAGCATGTACGGCATTGGGTTTATGGGTGCGGATGCAAACCGTCATCACGCTCGTACTACTACCCGTCACTTGGGCAATATTCGGCGGCATTAGTATCGTTGGCTTTATTGTTAATCTGCTGGTCATCCCATGGCTTGCGCCACTGTGGGTAGTTTGTGCGCTTGGTGCACTGTGGCAACCATTTGCTGCAATTGGTAGTTGGGCTGTGGCGCACTATCTTGGCATTATTGCCTTTTTTGCCAGTGCGGATTGGGCGTATGTTTATCCAAAATGGCAGCCGAATCTATTCAGTGGTATCTGTGGCTTTGCCGTAATGATGCTGATCATTTTTGCCAAGGGTAGGTATAAGCTGCTGGCAGTTGGGCCACTGATGGGCATCATTGCGCAGTACTTCTATTCACCCGAACACGAAATATACTATTTACCAAGCCAGGATAAAGTTGTGTTACTGCGGGAAGGGCGACAGGCAGTGCTTATCAATGCCGGATATCGTCACCGTTCTGGCGCAGATGACGCAAAGCGCTACTTGATGCCGCAACTGCGTCACCATGGTGCAGGCCTGCGAGCGATCATCCTGACGCAAAACAATATTCGTACCAGTACGGCATTAAAAACATGGCTTACTGACAATCCAACGCTACCCATCTACAGCATTAAGCCAGTCACGGACCTGCCGTATTACGTCACTTACTGCCCAAAAAGTGCCGTGAGCGGTGTGGTGTTTAAAAAGGATACATACGGCTGCACGGCTGAAATATTTGGCCGTTGGGTAGTCACGGCTAATGGTATTAGTGAGATGCCTCGCTAA
- a CDS encoding M48 family metallopeptidase, with translation MNSQLTRIHHGQTLNIEYRRGNRRQKHMRLTIRQDGSILLSTPPRTSSAKANRFLDKHLGWLADKQQQRAAINARHPAPQYNHGAQHQLLGQTVTLHVKEAKKIAVVRHDDIIKIQLPNPTPERIEAAYQQYCRKTALDYFQQRLIELLPTTPWVKTIPELRVRRMKQQWGNCARKGHITLNQHLIKAPPECIDLVIIHELCHLKHFNHSPDFYQLMGEALPNWRQYDQILKAHIR, from the coding sequence ATGAACTCCCAACTAACCCGCATCCACCACGGGCAAACCCTTAACATAGAATATCGGCGCGGTAACCGACGACAAAAGCACATGCGCCTCACCATCCGGCAAGATGGAAGCATTCTGCTCAGCACCCCACCGCGCACCAGTAGCGCTAAGGCAAACCGCTTTCTCGACAAGCACCTTGGCTGGCTGGCTGACAAACAGCAGCAACGCGCCGCCATTAACGCCAGACACCCAGCACCGCAATATAATCACGGCGCCCAGCATCAACTGCTTGGGCAAACAGTGACGCTACACGTCAAAGAAGCAAAAAAAATCGCCGTGGTACGTCACGACGATATCATAAAAATCCAATTACCCAACCCAACACCTGAGCGCATCGAAGCTGCTTATCAGCAATACTGCCGCAAAACGGCACTCGACTACTTCCAGCAGCGCCTCATAGAACTCCTACCAACAACCCCCTGGGTCAAAACCATACCCGAATTGCGCGTCCGCCGCATGAAGCAACAATGGGGCAACTGTGCCCGTAAAGGCCACATCACGCTCAACCAGCACCTCATTAAAGCCCCACCGGAATGCATCGACCTCGTCATCATCCACGAACTCTGCCACCTCAAGCACTTTAACCACAGCCCAGATTTCTATCAGCTGATGGGTGAAGCTTTACCCAATTGGCGGCAGTATGATCAGATACTAAAAGCACATATTAGATGA